A stretch of the Bacteroidia bacterium genome encodes the following:
- a CDS encoding IPExxxVDY family protein, producing the protein MTRHKLEIEYEYDFLLFGVCCYEKDYRFVWSVNNALPGDFVKEEDIRIKDKSASDPLSFAVFRHTDEVMHTDYFIISNKSEGGQSLIPEHKKADYLLMVKGELSEELREEIPKRIKSITQVLMVYEINADGLKSKQHLIF; encoded by the coding sequence ATGACCAGGCATAAGCTGGAAATAGAATATGAGTATGACTTCCTGCTCTTTGGTGTCTGCTGCTATGAGAAAGACTACAGGTTTGTTTGGTCTGTGAATAATGCACTTCCGGGTGATTTTGTGAAAGAGGAAGATATACGTATTAAAGATAAATCTGCCAGCGACCCTTTGTCCTTTGCCGTGTTCCGGCATACAGACGAGGTAATGCACACGGATTATTTTATTATCTCAAATAAAAGCGAGGGCGGACAAAGCCTGATCCCGGAACATAAAAAAGCTGACTACCTGCTGATGGTCAAGGGAGAACTTTCCGAAGAACTCCGGGAAGAGATTCCCAAACGAATTAAATCCATTACACAGGTTCTAATGGTATATGAAATCAACGCAGACGGCCTCAAATCAAAACAACACTTAATCTTCTGA